A region from the Chrysoperla carnea chromosome 4, inChrCarn1.1, whole genome shotgun sequence genome encodes:
- the LOC123299312 gene encoding zinc finger protein 699-like encodes MDIKCVLVSDFEKVCRICMKFVKTFLQINSFKIIDMITAFASVQIWENDGLPNQICNECFLQLQNTISFKQLCENSDNTFRQIIEQDKSNFWNNQNDLENVKNEEFSTLNYPIYIKEETDVETIANQDKDDSNKTQNNLEETVEIKKEDKSESNRKSTKKKTILHKFEEESDGFENTNDENYSSYDSENEKLSDLKLQLPKISEYECETCSKTFKKVDALGWHMKRTHKAKGVKCGRCSVVCYHSLHLRAHVKSHNRCAICYSSFSTRKKLVEHKLTQHKINEKSIKCDTCKETFQTKRDLQKHMRKIHPKRMLSKDKARIKYDKQDANCEICGKSVRRRNLRLHLGTHSEHAENLKVKLNVNCEVCGKSIRRHHLRSHMLTHRELNNLTCRYCAKEFTTPEALQDHEQVSHKKCLCDHCGLRLRSNQLKKHLLTHTKERPHACDRCDKTYRHGYELKTHISRVHLNERNFVCTFCSQAFFDKVILLKHVRRHTGEKPFKCQMCEKCFIQKAALDVHMKTHTNLL; translated from the exons ATGGACATAAAATGTGTTTTAGTGTCTGATTTTGAGAAAGTTTGTCGTATTTGTATGAAATTcgtcaaaacatttttacaaattaactcgtttaaaataattgatatgataACAGCATTCGCTTCTGTACag ATTTGGGAAAATGATGGACTACCAAATCAAATATGCAACGAATGTTTTCTTCAACTACAAAACACCattagttttaaacaattatgtGAAAATTCAGATAATACTTTTCGTCAAATTATTGAACaggataaaagtaatttttggaaCAACCAAAATGACttggaaaatgtgaaaaatgaagaattttctaCTCTAAATTATCCAATTTACATTAAAGAAGAGACAGATGTTGAAACTATTGCAAATCAAGACAAGGATGATTccaacaaaacacaaaacaacCTTGAAGAaacggtggaaattaaaaaagaagataaatcaGAATCGAATAGAAAAAGTACAAAGAAGAAAACCATCCTACATAAGTTCGAAGAAGAAAGTGATggatttgaaaatacaaatgatgaaaattattctAGTTATGACAGTGAGAATGAAAAGTTATCCGATTTAAAACTACAACTACCGAAGATAAGTGAATACGAATGTGAAACATGTTCtaagacatttaaaaaagtCGATGCTCTTGGTTGGCATATGAAAAGAACGCATAAAGCAAAAGGTGTTAAATGTGGACGATGCTCAGTAGTTTGTTATCATTCGTTACATTTACGTGCCCATGTAAAGTCACATAATAGATGTGCCATTTGCTATTCTTCATTTTCAACCCGAAAAAAATTAGTAGAACATAAATTAacacaacataaaataaatgaaaaatctattaaatgTGATACTTGTAAAGAAACATTTCAAACAAAGCGtgatttacaaaaacatatgCGTAAAATCCATCCAAAAAGGATGCTCTCAAAAGACAAGGCAAGAATTAAGTACGATAAACAGGACGCTAATTGTGAGATTTGTGGTAAATCAGTACGTCGACGTAATCTAAGACTGCATTTGGGTACACACAGTGAACACGCCGAGAATCTAAAAGTTAAACTGAACGTAAATTGTGAGGTTTGTGGTAAATCTATACGACGACATCATCTACGCTCGCATATGTTAACACACAGAGAACTTAATAACCTAACTTGTCGATATTGTGCAAAAGAATTTACAACACCAGAAGCACTTCAGGATCATGAGCAAGTTTCTCACAAGAAATGTTTATGTGATCATTGTGGACTTAGGTTGCGTTCTAATcaactaaaaaaacatttattaaccCACACCAAGGAACGGCCACATGCTTGTGATCGATGCGATAAAACTTATCGCCACGGTTATGAATTAAAAACGCACATATCACGTGTTCATTTGAATGAACGTAATTTTGTTTGTACATTCTGTTCCCAAGCATTCTTTGATAAGGTTATCCTATTAAAACATGTAAGACGACATACTGGTGAAAAGCCatttaaatgtcaaatgtgtgaaaaatgttttatacaaaaagcTGCTTTAGATGTGCATATGAAAACTCATacgaatttgttataa
- the LOC123299313 gene encoding zinc finger protein 260-like isoform X3, translating to MITTCASVQIWENDDLPNQICNGCFLQLQNTINFKQLCENSDNAFRQIIAQNGSNLWIKENNLNQVKNEENDGLNYPIYIKQEDDDENITNEDTKKSTENSIEETVEIKKEDKSESNRIKTRKKKVIHYKSEEESDSYENVNGDNDSSYDSENEKLSDLRQQLPEINEYKCETCSKTFKKVDALGWHNRKTHKAAGLKCGRCSMVCYHLLHLRAHEKSHNKCRICHLRFSTRKKLIQHRLTHADDDIPEVTCELCSSKLANRNSLYKHMRFVHNQEKLFKKTPQCETCQEIFQNKRILEKHVRKMHPKKKTPKEKSKYKEELANCEVCGKTVRRRNLRLHMLSHREYDNVTCRYCEKSFMSPELLTEHVQVSHKKCLCDHCGLRLRSNQLKKHLLTHTKERPYACDKCDKTYRTNFQLKEHVSRVHLNERNFVCTFCSQAFFDKKILLKHVMRHTGEKPFKCQMCEKRFIQKVALDVHMKTHTNLL from the coding sequence ATTTGGGAAAATGATGATCTACCAAATCAAATATGTAACGGATGTTTTCTTCAACTACAAAATACCATTAATTTTAAGCAGTTATGTGAAAATTCAGACAACGCATTTCGTCAAATTATTGCCCAGAATGGTAGTAATTTAtggattaaagaaaataatttgaatcaagtaaaaaatgaagaaaatgatGGTCTAAATTATCCAATTTACATTAAACAAGAGGATGATgatgaaaatattacaaatgaaGATACCAAAAAATCAACAGAGAACAGTATTGAAGAAAccgtggaaattaaaaaagaagataaatcaGAATCGAATAGAATAAAAACTAGAAAGAAGAAAGTTATACATTATAAATCCGAAGAGGAAAGTGATAGTTATGAAAATGTTAATGGTGATAATGATTCTAGTTATGATAGTGAAAATGAAAAGTTATCCGATCTAAGACAGCAATTACCagaaataaatgaatacaaatgtgaaacatgttctaaaacatttaaaaaagtcgATGCTCTTGGTTGGCATAATAGAAAAACACATAAAGCAGCGGGTCTGAAATGTGGACGATGTTCAATGGTTTGCTATCATCTGTTACATTTACGTGCTCATGAAAAGTCTCATAACAAGTGTCGTATTTGTCATTTAAGATTTTCaacacgaaaaaaattaattcaacacAGATTAACACATGCAGACGATGACATACCCGAAGTAACTTGTGAGCTGTGTTCATCAAAACTAGCAAATCGGAATAGTTTGTACAAACACATGCGATTTGTTCATAATCAAGAAAAACTCTTTAAGAAAACACCACAATGTGAAACGTGccaagaaatatttcaaaataagcgGATTTTAGAAAAACATGTTCGTAAAATGCATCCAAAAAAGAAGACACCAAAAGAAAAGAGCAAGTACAAAGAAGAGCTCGCAAATTGTGAGGTTTGTGGTAAAACAGTACGTCGACGTAATTTACGTCTGCATATGTTATCACATCGAGAATATGATAATGTTACTTGTCGATATTGTGAAAAATCATTCATGTCACCGGAACTACTTACGGAACACGTGCAAGTTTCTCACAAGAAATGTTTGTGTGATCATTGTGGACTTAGGTTGCGTTCCAATCAACTAAAGAAACATTTATTAACGCATACCAAGGAACGTCCTTATGCTTGTGATAAATGCGATAAAACTTATCGTACGAACTTTCAATTGAAAGAGCACGTATCACGTGTTCATTTGAATGAACGTAATTTTGTTTGTACGTTCTGTTCACAAGCATTCTTTGATAAGAAAATCTTGCTAAAACATGTGATGCGACACACTGGAGAGAAACCATTTAAATGCCAAATGTGTGAAAAAAGATTTATACAAAAAGTTGCTTTAGATGTTCACATGAAAACTCATacgaatttgttataa
- the LOC123299313 gene encoding zinc finger protein 260-like isoform X2, giving the protein MKFDKTFLSINSFKIIDMIIACASVQIWENDDLPNQICNGCFLQLQNTINFKQLCENSDNAFRQIIAQNGSNLWIKENNLNQVKNEENDGLNYPIYIKQEDDDENITNEDTKKSTENSIEETVEIKKEDKSESNRIKTRKKKVIHYKSEEESDSYENVNGDNDSSYDSENEKLSDLRQQLPEINEYKCETCSKTFKKVDALGWHNRKTHKAAGLKCGRCSMVCYHLLHLRAHEKSHNKCRICHLRFSTRKKLIQHRLTHADDDIPEVTCELCSSKLANRNSLYKHMRFVHNQEKLFKKTPQCETCQEIFQNKRILEKHVRKMHPKKKTPKEKSKYKEELANCEVCGKTVRRRNLRLHMLSHREYDNVTCRYCEKSFMSPELLTEHVQVSHKKCLCDHCGLRLRSNQLKKHLLTHTKERPYACDKCDKTYRTNFQLKEHVSRVHLNERNFVCTFCSQAFFDKKILLKHVMRHTGEKPFKCQMCEKRFIQKVALDVHMKTHTNLL; this is encoded by the exons atgaaatttgataaaacatttttgtcaattaattcgtttaaaataattgatatgataATAGCATGTGCTTCTGTACAG ATTTGGGAAAATGATGATCTACCAAATCAAATATGTAACGGATGTTTTCTTCAACTACAAAATACCATTAATTTTAAGCAGTTATGTGAAAATTCAGACAACGCATTTCGTCAAATTATTGCCCAGAATGGTAGTAATTTAtggattaaagaaaataatttgaatcaagtaaaaaatgaagaaaatgatGGTCTAAATTATCCAATTTACATTAAACAAGAGGATGATgatgaaaatattacaaatgaaGATACCAAAAAATCAACAGAGAACAGTATTGAAGAAAccgtggaaattaaaaaagaagataaatcaGAATCGAATAGAATAAAAACTAGAAAGAAGAAAGTTATACATTATAAATCCGAAGAGGAAAGTGATAGTTATGAAAATGTTAATGGTGATAATGATTCTAGTTATGATAGTGAAAATGAAAAGTTATCCGATCTAAGACAGCAATTACCagaaataaatgaatacaaatgtgaaacatgttctaaaacatttaaaaaagtcgATGCTCTTGGTTGGCATAATAGAAAAACACATAAAGCAGCGGGTCTGAAATGTGGACGATGTTCAATGGTTTGCTATCATCTGTTACATTTACGTGCTCATGAAAAGTCTCATAACAAGTGTCGTATTTGTCATTTAAGATTTTCaacacgaaaaaaattaattcaacacAGATTAACACATGCAGACGATGACATACCCGAAGTAACTTGTGAGCTGTGTTCATCAAAACTAGCAAATCGGAATAGTTTGTACAAACACATGCGATTTGTTCATAATCAAGAAAAACTCTTTAAGAAAACACCACAATGTGAAACGTGccaagaaatatttcaaaataagcgGATTTTAGAAAAACATGTTCGTAAAATGCATCCAAAAAAGAAGACACCAAAAGAAAAGAGCAAGTACAAAGAAGAGCTCGCAAATTGTGAGGTTTGTGGTAAAACAGTACGTCGACGTAATTTACGTCTGCATATGTTATCACATCGAGAATATGATAATGTTACTTGTCGATATTGTGAAAAATCATTCATGTCACCGGAACTACTTACGGAACACGTGCAAGTTTCTCACAAGAAATGTTTGTGTGATCATTGTGGACTTAGGTTGCGTTCCAATCAACTAAAGAAACATTTATTAACGCATACCAAGGAACGTCCTTATGCTTGTGATAAATGCGATAAAACTTATCGTACGAACTTTCAATTGAAAGAGCACGTATCACGTGTTCATTTGAATGAACGTAATTTTGTTTGTACGTTCTGTTCACAAGCATTCTTTGATAAGAAAATCTTGCTAAAACATGTGATGCGACACACTGGAGAGAAACCATTTAAATGCCAAATGTGTGAAAAAAGATTTATACAAAAAGTTGCTTTAGATGTTCACATGAAAACTCATacgaatttgttataa